A region of Reichenbachiella carrageenanivorans DNA encodes the following proteins:
- the miaA gene encoding tRNA (adenosine(37)-N6)-dimethylallyltransferase MiaA, producing the protein MSKQNLLVVVVGPTAVGKTGLTIALAQHFGGDIISCDSRQFYREMEIGTAKPSPEELAQASHHFVNTHSIHDDYDAGAFADEAECLLADLFKKQQVQFMVGGSGLYVKAFCDGLDKMPETDLVLRATLNKQLAEEGLEGLLAELQSADPVYYDQVDRKNPQRVLRGLEVIRSTGLPYSYFRQGKTTKTHAFKILKIGLEIERPVLYDRIDQRMDEMITQGLFEEAQVLYPYRHKNALHTVGYTEIFGYLEGRYDQKEAVRLLKRNSRRYAKRQMTWFKREEEIVWFKPNQLEEIINRIERQID; encoded by the coding sequence ATGAGCAAACAAAATCTTTTGGTGGTAGTAGTGGGACCTACAGCAGTAGGGAAGACAGGGCTTACAATTGCTTTGGCTCAGCATTTTGGTGGCGACATCATATCTTGTGATTCTCGTCAGTTTTACCGAGAGATGGAAATAGGTACGGCCAAGCCCAGTCCAGAAGAATTGGCGCAAGCGTCTCACCATTTTGTAAATACCCACTCTATACATGATGATTATGATGCGGGTGCTTTTGCTGATGAGGCTGAGTGTTTGCTGGCTGATCTATTCAAGAAACAACAGGTGCAGTTTATGGTGGGAGGCTCGGGTTTATACGTCAAGGCATTTTGTGATGGTTTGGATAAAATGCCTGAGACGGACTTAGTACTAAGAGCGACACTCAATAAACAGCTAGCTGAAGAGGGACTGGAGGGTTTGCTTGCGGAGCTACAGTCTGCTGATCCAGTTTATTACGATCAGGTGGATCGCAAAAATCCACAGCGTGTATTGAGAGGTTTAGAAGTGATACGTTCTACAGGGTTGCCATATTCATATTTTCGTCAGGGAAAAACGACAAAAACACACGCATTTAAAATATTGAAAATTGGTTTGGAAATAGAGCGACCTGTTTTGTATGATCGAATAGATCAACGAATGGATGAAATGATAACCCAGGGTTTGTTTGAAGAGGCTCAAGTACTCTATCCTTATCGGCACAAAAATGCTTTGCACACAGTGGGCTATACTGAAATATTTGGCTATCTCGAGGGGCGGTATGATCAGAAGGAGGCTGTGCGGCTGCTCAAGCGCAACTCCAGACGATATGCCAAACGACAAATGACGTGGTTTAAAAGAGAGGAGGAAATCGTCTGGTTTAAACCTAATCAACTCGAAGAAATCATTAATAGGATAGAGCGGCAGATTGACTAA
- a CDS encoding ATP-dependent Clp protease adaptor ClpS — translation MSWQFEEEELVDVLEDEQEDEGRTLVVFNDEVNSFDHVIETLVKVCKHERHQAEQCTYIIHFKGKCLVKKGTYDMLKPMREGIVDAGINAVIN, via the coding sequence ATGTCTTGGCAATTTGAAGAAGAAGAGCTCGTAGATGTATTGGAAGATGAGCAAGAAGACGAGGGTCGTACCCTTGTGGTGTTCAATGATGAAGTTAACTCGTTTGATCATGTGATTGAAACCTTGGTGAAGGTGTGCAAGCATGAGCGGCACCAAGCGGAACAGTGTACTTATATTATCCATTTCAAAGGGAAGTGCCTAGTGAAAAAGGGCACATACGATATGTTGAAACCCATGAGAGAAGGGATTGTAGACGCTGGTATCAATGCGGTGATTAATTAA
- a CDS encoding C40 family peptidase, translating to MQKTGWLLVLILLLIGGQTVAQNKKRRRQTDIQKVVDTAYTYTGTPYKYGGTSKNGIDCSALMQNSFAGAGYKIPRTAQAQSKYGKKVGWPSLRQGDIVFFKFKSKGEKWYHSGMITSVTPDGIYFIHASTSRGVVVSDLNADYYKKSVKAFRRVIR from the coding sequence ATGCAAAAAACTGGATGGCTACTGGTTCTTATTCTTCTACTTATCGGAGGACAGACCGTAGCACAAAATAAGAAACGAAGAAGACAAACTGACATTCAAAAAGTAGTGGACACGGCCTACACCTATACAGGCACTCCCTACAAATACGGTGGCACATCCAAAAATGGTATAGATTGCTCTGCACTAATGCAAAATTCCTTTGCAGGTGCTGGTTATAAAATCCCCAGAACGGCACAAGCACAATCCAAATACGGCAAAAAGGTCGGTTGGCCTAGCTTGCGTCAAGGAGACATCGTTTTTTTCAAGTTCAAATCAAAAGGTGAAAAATGGTATCATAGCGGCATGATCACTTCAGTAACACCAGACGGCATATATTTTATCCATGCTTCTACCTCTAGAGGTGTAGTTGTATCTGACCTAAATGCAGATTACTACAAAAAAAGTGTAAAGGCTTTCAGAAGAGTCATCCGATAG
- the recR gene encoding recombination mediator RecR — MEFPSELIEEAVKEISKLPGIGKKTALRLALHLLKEKEAATQSLTESLLRLRKDTQYCGTCHVISHTTDCTCRTINRDVSVICVVVDTPDLLAIRSTGQYQGMFHVLGGVISPIEGIGPEDLHIQSLVDRIQAANGEVKEVILALSATMEGDTTCFYLSRKLEGTGVKISTIARGIPVGGELEYADEVTLGRSIVTRTNYSSGSL; from the coding sequence ATGGAATTTCCAAGTGAATTGATAGAAGAGGCTGTAAAGGAAATTTCCAAATTGCCTGGTATAGGAAAAAAAACAGCTCTCAGACTGGCGCTTCATCTTCTCAAAGAAAAAGAAGCAGCGACTCAGTCGCTTACAGAATCTCTCCTCAGGCTAAGAAAAGATACCCAATACTGTGGGACTTGTCATGTGATCTCTCACACTACAGATTGTACTTGCCGAACCATAAATAGAGATGTGTCAGTGATTTGTGTAGTCGTAGATACACCAGATCTGTTGGCTATTAGGAGTACTGGGCAATATCAGGGTATGTTTCATGTGCTGGGAGGGGTGATCTCGCCTATCGAAGGCATAGGGCCAGAGGATCTGCATATACAATCGTTAGTGGATCGTATCCAAGCTGCTAATGGAGAAGTCAAGGAAGTGATATTGGCCTTGAGTGCCACCATGGAAGGAGACACTACTTGTTTTTACCTTTCGAGAAAGCTGGAAGGTACTGGCGTTAAAATATCAACTATAGCGAGGGGTATTCCCGTAGGAGGAGAACTGGAGTATGCGGACGAAGTAACACTTGGCCGCAGTATTGTGACCCGAACGAACTATTCTTCTGGAAGTTTGTAG
- a CDS encoding heavy metal transporter — protein MKKVIRPTLPKEISIGVLILIFSLAFILSGQLFDSHANVDSPNIYLGMFLVSSAAIIMVIILWEEILFPIHVKPKDGEIVFRNHRNKLKAQALIYLIIPAIVVFLYLNYKVNLFYFISWAVVNLAAPVIGKLISGIHNYNDFLRLNANLIEYKNNEKEGTIQIKDIKNIELVKADGFLSKLELDLVHQGRQTIDLDEMELDEFYETIEQYITTQYDSLIKQNKA, from the coding sequence ATGAAAAAAGTCATTCGACCTACTCTGCCGAAAGAAATCAGTATCGGCGTTCTAATTCTCATATTTAGTTTAGCATTTATCCTATCTGGTCAGTTATTTGACTCCCATGCCAACGTCGACTCACCAAACATCTATTTAGGCATGTTTTTGGTCAGCAGTGCGGCCATTATTATGGTGATCATTCTCTGGGAAGAAATCCTATTCCCCATTCATGTGAAGCCTAAGGATGGTGAAATCGTATTTAGAAATCACAGAAACAAACTAAAAGCACAAGCGCTCATCTATTTGATCATCCCAGCCATTGTGGTCTTTCTATATCTCAACTATAAAGTAAACCTATTTTACTTTATCTCTTGGGCCGTTGTAAACCTAGCTGCACCCGTTATAGGAAAATTGATTTCGGGCATTCATAACTATAACGACTTTTTACGACTCAATGCCAATCTGATCGAATACAAAAACAACGAAAAAGAAGGTACAATCCAGATCAAAGACATCAAAAACATAGAGTTGGTTAAGGCAGATGGATTTTTAAGCAAACTAGAACTAGACTTGGTTCACCAAGGCAGGCAAACGATCGATTTAGATGAAATGGAATTGGATGAATTCTATGAAACTATCGAGCAGTATATCACCACCCAATACGACAGTTTGATCAAGCAAAACAAGGCGTAG
- a CDS encoding response regulator: MSGRVVYSQELPQAERGVLDLRSWQFQKTEPIALAGEWEFYWKQILYPTDFDSLKISPSFREFPKLWKRDVVGTDTITPEGYATQRLRVIVNSVTPELAITIPHFYCSYLLFLNGEYIGSNGQVGKSSQTSSPHWQYMTREFKVTSDTLDIVLQISNFEHSRGGSFFDIKLGEKVKMQTIEGREKAFDLIMSSSLFFIGMFFMVLFWFGRHEKQILYYSLFCLFYSYRSIGSGSYTLHSLYPELPWLLTLKAEYITMFLAGLFFTYYSYYLYKRETSRFFVLLITVISVSFVFFTLFAPVKMFTQLVAPYSITILLGFLYLIFTYVMAVRHKREGSLMSLISSFLLFLVMGAVILEYFGILKNSMLFYFVGYQQFFFFQSIILFYRYNRKIEIAKEKAESAARSQSDFLSMISHEIRTPLNAVIGLTNYLIGDKPKKQHVDDLKTLKFSAEHLHVLINDVLDYSKLDAGKIEFEEVDVNVVDMARNIVKGFDNKAKEKDIYLSFLHDDEIPSFIVCDGLRLSQILTNLLGNAIKFTDEGGVTLSMNIVMQTKKRVSIKFSVEDSGIGIPKDKLKTIFDSFSQASTSTTREYGGTGLGLSITKRILDLQNTKINVFSVVGQGSRFYFTQTFAISENQEKVKETISEAHNDLEGKYILLVEDNPVNVMVAKKFLSRWDIQVDVAENGREALEKTAIATYDLVLMDLQMPEMDGYTASEELRKRGYTVPILALTASVMLDVGDRVFKAGMNDFITKPFDPGDLYNKIRLHIEKQNASNQTLN, from the coding sequence ATGTCTGGTCGTGTGGTCTATTCCCAAGAATTGCCTCAAGCTGAGCGTGGTGTATTAGATCTTAGGTCATGGCAATTTCAAAAAACAGAACCGATAGCCTTAGCAGGAGAATGGGAGTTTTATTGGAAGCAGATCTTGTATCCCACAGATTTTGATTCGTTAAAGATTTCCCCAAGTTTTAGAGAGTTTCCTAAGTTATGGAAGCGAGATGTTGTGGGTACAGATACCATCACGCCAGAAGGTTATGCTACGCAGCGCTTGCGCGTGATTGTTAATTCTGTTACGCCAGAGTTGGCGATTACCATACCTCATTTCTACTGTTCATATTTACTGTTTTTGAATGGTGAATACATAGGGTCTAATGGCCAGGTGGGAAAATCTTCTCAGACTTCTTCGCCGCATTGGCAGTATATGACTCGGGAGTTTAAGGTGACCTCGGACACTTTGGACATTGTCTTGCAGATTTCAAATTTTGAACACTCACGAGGAGGTAGCTTTTTTGATATCAAATTGGGGGAAAAGGTGAAGATGCAGACCATAGAGGGACGAGAAAAAGCTTTCGACCTGATCATGTCATCCAGTTTGTTTTTTATAGGCATGTTTTTCATGGTGCTGTTTTGGTTTGGTCGACATGAAAAGCAGATTCTCTACTACTCACTATTTTGTTTGTTTTATAGTTATAGATCGATAGGATCGGGAAGTTATACCCTGCATTCACTCTATCCTGAGTTGCCTTGGTTGCTCACGCTCAAAGCGGAATATATTACCATGTTTCTCGCAGGATTGTTTTTTACCTACTATTCATATTACTTATACAAAAGGGAGACATCTAGGTTCTTTGTGTTGTTGATTACGGTCATTAGCGTATCGTTTGTATTCTTTACTTTGTTTGCTCCAGTCAAGATGTTTACGCAGCTGGTCGCACCCTATTCCATTACGATATTGTTAGGCTTTTTGTATTTGATATTTACCTATGTGATGGCGGTGAGGCATAAAAGAGAGGGGTCACTCATGTCATTGATTAGTTCCTTTTTGTTGTTTTTGGTGATGGGCGCAGTTATATTGGAGTATTTTGGGATATTGAAAAACTCCATGTTATTTTATTTTGTAGGCTATCAGCAGTTCTTCTTTTTTCAATCCATTATTCTTTTTTATCGGTATAACCGAAAGATAGAAATAGCCAAAGAAAAAGCAGAGTCTGCGGCTCGCTCGCAGTCCGATTTCTTATCTATGATCTCGCATGAGATCAGAACACCTCTCAACGCAGTGATTGGTCTCACGAATTATCTCATTGGCGATAAGCCAAAAAAACAGCATGTAGATGATCTGAAAACGCTTAAATTTTCGGCCGAACATCTACATGTATTGATTAATGATGTGTTGGATTATAGTAAGCTAGATGCGGGTAAGATCGAATTCGAAGAAGTAGATGTGAATGTGGTAGATATGGCTCGTAACATTGTGAAAGGATTTGACAACAAAGCCAAGGAGAAGGATATTTATCTGAGTTTCTTGCATGACGATGAGATACCTAGTTTCATTGTTTGTGATGGACTCAGACTCAGTCAGATTCTAACCAACCTACTGGGCAATGCTATTAAATTTACCGACGAAGGAGGCGTAACTTTGAGTATGAATATAGTCATGCAAACGAAGAAACGAGTGTCCATCAAGTTTTCGGTCGAAGATTCGGGGATTGGTATTCCTAAAGACAAACTCAAAACAATATTCGATAGTTTCTCTCAGGCGTCTACTTCTACCACTCGTGAGTATGGAGGTACGGGGTTAGGGCTATCTATTACCAAGCGTATTTTGGATTTGCAAAATACCAAGATCAATGTTTTTAGTGTGGTAGGGCAGGGATCTAGATTTTATTTTACACAGACATTTGCAATCAGCGAGAATCAAGAAAAAGTGAAGGAGACAATATCAGAGGCGCATAATGATTTGGAGGGTAAGTACATCCTCTTGGTAGAAGACAACCCAGTGAATGTAATGGTTGCCAAGAAGTTTTTGTCTCGTTGGGACATCCAAGTGGATGTAGCCGAAAATGGGAGAGAAGCTCTCGAAAAAACAGCCATTGCAACATATGACTTGGTACTTATGGATTTGCAAATGCCAGAAATGGATGGTTATACAGCCTCAGAAGAACTTCGGAAAAGGGGGTATACGGTGCCGATATTGGCGCTTACAGCTTCTGTGATGTTAGATGTGGGAGATCGTGTATTTAAGGCAGGAATGAATGATTTTATAACCAAACCATTCGACCCAGGAGATTTGTATAATAAAATAAGACTACATATAGAGAAACAGAATGCTTCTAATCAGACCTTAAATTAA
- a CDS encoding DUF1987 domain-containing protein: MAGKEDGGFMEKLIVRPTRITPLIYFDPNRGLLELRGKSSPENSIQFYSQLIGDLEEFGQNCTQNLIANFKFEYFNTSSSKCLFDIFRKLNLVKEKGFKLSINWYYEEDDEDMLEAGEDYADLLGIEFNYVETQFD, from the coding sequence TTGGCGGGAAAAGAAGATGGAGGATTTATGGAAAAATTAATTGTTAGGCCAACTAGAATCACACCCCTAATATATTTCGACCCCAACCGTGGGTTGCTAGAGCTCAGAGGCAAATCAAGTCCTGAAAATTCGATACAATTCTACAGCCAGCTCATCGGTGACTTGGAAGAATTTGGACAAAATTGCACGCAAAACCTTATCGCCAATTTCAAATTCGAGTATTTCAATACCAGCTCATCCAAGTGTTTGTTTGATATTTTCAGGAAATTAAATCTTGTAAAAGAAAAAGGATTTAAACTCTCTATCAATTGGTACTACGAGGAAGACGATGAAGATATGCTCGAAGCGGGTGAAGACTATGCCGATTTACTAGGTATAGAATTCAACTACGTGGAAACACAGTTTGATTAA
- a CDS encoding dihydrolipoamide acetyltransferase family protein, with the protein MALVEMIMPKMGESIMEGTILSWLKKVGDTIEQDESVLEVATDKVDTEVPSIHAGVLKEILANEGDVVEVGKAIAIIATDGAEVSAPVKPEVVEEKVEEKAEALVAEAIASHSASAAPAPVFEKSTSGKFYSPLVLNIAREEGIPMAELEALAGTGKEGRVTKKDILAYVKSRGSNGSPVQADTATIANNGSESAAPVANRPAAIAAATKFTGEDEIIVMDRMRKMIAERMLSSKQTSPHVTSFVEADVTELVKWRGKVKNGFMEREGQALTFTPIFIEAVVMAIKDYPMINVQVDGDKIIRKGSINVGMAVALPSGNLIVPVIHNADQLSLKGITIKVNDLARRSRDNKLTPDDLSGGTYTISNVGSFGNVMGTPIIVQPQVGIMALGAIVKKPSVVETPQGDLIGIRHKMFLSHSYDHRVVDGALGGMFVRRVADYLEKFDTSRTI; encoded by the coding sequence AGATACCATCGAGCAGGATGAGTCTGTATTGGAGGTAGCTACCGATAAGGTAGATACTGAAGTGCCTTCTATTCATGCTGGTGTATTAAAGGAAATTTTGGCTAATGAAGGAGATGTAGTAGAAGTAGGCAAGGCCATTGCAATCATTGCTACTGATGGGGCGGAAGTATCGGCACCAGTCAAGCCTGAGGTTGTTGAAGAAAAGGTCGAAGAAAAAGCAGAGGCCCTAGTGGCTGAGGCTATAGCTTCTCATTCTGCCAGTGCAGCTCCTGCTCCTGTATTCGAAAAATCTACATCTGGAAAATTCTATTCCCCTCTCGTGTTGAATATCGCTAGAGAAGAAGGTATTCCTATGGCAGAACTGGAAGCATTGGCTGGTACAGGCAAAGAAGGAAGAGTGACTAAGAAAGATATTTTGGCCTATGTCAAATCTAGAGGCTCTAATGGCTCTCCTGTGCAGGCAGATACAGCGACCATTGCTAATAATGGTAGCGAATCAGCTGCACCTGTAGCTAATAGACCTGCTGCTATAGCGGCAGCAACGAAGTTTACAGGCGAAGATGAGATCATTGTTATGGACAGGATGCGTAAGATGATTGCAGAGCGTATGCTAAGTTCAAAACAGACGTCGCCTCATGTAACGTCGTTTGTGGAAGCAGATGTGACCGAATTGGTGAAATGGAGAGGAAAAGTAAAAAATGGCTTCATGGAGCGCGAAGGACAGGCACTTACCTTCACACCTATTTTTATAGAAGCTGTGGTCATGGCAATCAAAGACTACCCGATGATCAACGTACAGGTAGATGGGGATAAAATCATTCGAAAAGGATCGATCAATGTAGGTATGGCAGTGGCCTTACCTTCAGGTAATTTGATCGTGCCTGTCATTCATAATGCAGACCAGTTGAGTCTCAAAGGCATTACCATCAAGGTAAATGATCTAGCTAGAAGAAGTAGAGACAATAAACTGACACCAGACGATCTGAGCGGAGGTACATATACAATATCTAATGTGGGTTCATTTGGCAATGTTATGGGTACGCCTATTATCGTGCAGCCACAAGTGGGAATCATGGCTTTAGGAGCGATTGTGAAAAAACCAAGCGTAGTGGAAACCCCGCAAGGCGATTTGATTGGTATTCGTCATAAGATGTTTTTGTCGCACTCCTATGATCATCGAGTTGTAGATGGGGCACTCGGAGGGATGTTTGTACGAAGAGTGGCAGACTACTTAGAGAAATTTGATACTTCAAGAACAATATAA
- a CDS encoding pyridoxal phosphate-dependent aminotransferase — MEHVSDRIKNMAESATLAMAAKAREFKEKGIDVISLSLGEPDFKTPKHIQEGAKEAIDSEKYFAYPPVNGYLDLRQAISKKFKEENGLDYDPGQIVVSNGAKQSIVNVMMSLVNPGDEVIVLAPFWVSYTAAVEMAEGVPVIVKGGLEDDFKATAAQVKAAMTEKTRAIIFSSPCNPTGSVFTKEELSALADVVKEQEGVYVISDEIYEHINFSGAHASIGALPGMQDRTITINGMAKGFAMTGWRVGYIGAPTWLAKACNKIQGQVTSANCSIAQRATLTALTTDLGPTRAMAEQYHKRRALVYDLLNDIPGVKTNMPQGAFYFFPDVSSYFGKSDGKTTIKDANELCLYLLSESHVSLVSGEDFGNANCVRLSYAASEENLKEALKRIKETLAKLS, encoded by the coding sequence ATGGAACACGTATCGGATAGAATCAAAAACATGGCAGAATCTGCCACTTTAGCCATGGCTGCCAAAGCCAGAGAATTCAAAGAAAAAGGAATAGACGTGATTAGCTTGAGTCTGGGAGAACCAGATTTCAAAACGCCTAAGCACATCCAAGAAGGCGCTAAAGAAGCCATTGATTCTGAAAAGTATTTTGCATACCCTCCAGTTAATGGTTATTTAGATTTGCGTCAAGCTATTTCTAAAAAATTCAAAGAAGAAAATGGGCTAGACTATGACCCCGGACAGATTGTGGTATCAAATGGAGCCAAGCAGTCTATCGTGAATGTGATGATGTCATTGGTCAATCCTGGAGATGAGGTAATTGTGCTTGCGCCATTCTGGGTAAGCTATACCGCAGCTGTAGAAATGGCTGAAGGTGTACCAGTAATCGTAAAAGGAGGTTTGGAAGATGACTTTAAAGCAACTGCTGCGCAAGTAAAAGCAGCGATGACTGAGAAGACTAGAGCAATCATTTTTTCATCTCCTTGTAATCCTACAGGTTCGGTATTTACTAAAGAAGAACTGTCGGCTTTAGCTGATGTAGTGAAAGAACAAGAAGGTGTGTATGTGATCTCTGATGAGATCTATGAGCACATCAACTTCTCAGGTGCACATGCAAGTATCGGTGCATTGCCTGGGATGCAAGACCGAACCATTACTATCAACGGTATGGCCAAAGGTTTTGCTATGACAGGCTGGAGAGTTGGGTACATAGGTGCTCCGACTTGGTTGGCCAAAGCATGTAACAAAATTCAAGGACAAGTAACTTCTGCAAACTGTAGCATTGCGCAACGCGCCACACTTACAGCCTTGACCACAGACTTGGGGCCTACACGTGCCATGGCTGAACAGTATCACAAAAGAAGAGCGTTGGTTTATGATTTGCTCAATGATATTCCTGGTGTAAAAACGAACATGCCACAAGGGGCATTTTATTTCTTTCCAGACGTAAGCAGCTACTTTGGCAAGTCTGATGGTAAGACTACTATCAAAGATGCCAACGAATTATGTTTATACTTGTTAAGCGAATCGCATGTTTCTCTGGTATCAGGTGAGGACTTCGGAAATGCAAACTGTGTAAGATTGTCTTACGCGGCATCTGAAGAAAACCTGAAAGAAGCTTTGAAAAGAATAAAAGAAACGCTCGCTAAGTTGAGCTAA
- the hemE gene encoding uroporphyrinogen decarboxylase produces MILQNDLLLRAARGEKTERVPVWLMRQAGRILPEYREVRDSVSGFIELATTPELAAEVTIQPVDILGVDAAIIFSDILVIPEAMGLPYQMIEKKGPWFENTIQSESDLKKIRIAEPEDDLNYVAEAIKITKKELNGRVPLIGFAGAPWTIFSYMVEGSGSKTFAKAKKMLYTEPALSHLLLDMITESTIKYLQMQIKYGADLVQIFDSWAGILSPAQYEEFGLKYIAKICDAIDIVPVTVFAKGAYFARKKMSELNCETIGLDWNMAVSASRRLIGDEKTLQGNLDPCVLYGSDAEIEKQTIQMLEEFGGHRHIANLGHGVYPDINPEKVKVFIETVKNWRP; encoded by the coding sequence ATGATTTTACAAAACGACCTACTACTAAGAGCCGCCAGAGGAGAAAAGACCGAAAGAGTACCAGTATGGCTGATGCGTCAAGCAGGTCGTATTTTACCAGAATACCGTGAAGTTCGCGACAGCGTGAGTGGTTTCATAGAATTGGCAACTACACCAGAGCTAGCCGCAGAAGTCACCATACAACCCGTCGATATCTTAGGTGTAGATGCAGCCATCATTTTTTCAGACATTTTGGTGATCCCAGAAGCCATGGGACTACCTTATCAGATGATCGAAAAAAAAGGACCTTGGTTTGAAAACACCATTCAAAGCGAGTCTGACCTCAAAAAAATCAGAATTGCAGAGCCAGAGGATGATTTAAACTATGTCGCCGAAGCCATTAAAATCACAAAGAAAGAACTCAATGGCCGTGTGCCACTTATTGGATTTGCTGGTGCACCTTGGACCATCTTTTCTTATATGGTAGAGGGGTCAGGCAGCAAGACTTTTGCCAAGGCTAAAAAGATGCTCTACACAGAGCCTGCACTTTCGCACCTCCTTCTCGACATGATTACCGAAAGCACCATCAAATACCTGCAAATGCAGATAAAATATGGTGCAGATTTAGTACAGATATTTGACTCTTGGGCAGGTATTCTATCGCCAGCACAGTACGAAGAATTTGGATTAAAATACATCGCTAAAATTTGTGATGCCATAGACATTGTACCTGTTACAGTATTTGCCAAAGGCGCCTATTTTGCACGTAAGAAAATGAGCGAACTCAATTGTGAAACCATAGGATTGGACTGGAACATGGCCGTTTCCGCTTCTCGTCGATTGATCGGAGACGAGAAAACCTTGCAAGGTAATCTGGATCCATGTGTACTCTATGGCTCCGATGCCGAAATCGAAAAACAAACTATTCAGATGCTCGAAGAGTTTGGCGGTCACCGACACATCGCCAATCTAGGCCATGGTGTATATCCAGACATTAATCCTGAGAAAGTAAAAGTATTTATAGAAACAGTGAAAAACTGGCGCCCTTAA